TCGCCCAGATTGAAACTCTCACTCAGGTGTTTGTCGCTCAGCGCATTGGCCTCGGCGCGGCGCTGGGCGAATTTGCGCCCACGGCGTTGTTGATAACGCGCCCAGCTGATCAGGATCACCGCGTTGAACAAGGCGATCCACAGGTAGATCTGCAAGGTATTGAGCGCGGCGAAAATCGGCGCCTCAATACGCGGGCCGCCATGGGTTTCGAGCATGGCGCCGATGCCACGCGCGAGCAGCCAGATCAGCCCGCCCCACGCCAGCAGCGTCAGCAGCACGTCGATGATCCACATCACGGTGTTTTGGCGAGTTCTGACCAGCTTCATGGTCACGCCTCCTCTTCACTGGGTTTGATGCCGCGGTCCGGGCTGACCCAGCGCGCACGTTTCTGGTGCTGGTTGAACAGCACTTTGGGAAAACTCACCAGGGTGGTGAACAGGCTGACCAGCCAGAACACCATCGGGTACCACACGGTCCAGAACAGGGTTTTCCACAGGTCCTTCTCATAGCGCCGGTCGATCAGGATGCTCACCGCAAATTGCAGCAGGCACACCATCGCCAGTACCAGGCCGGTAAAGGCCGGTGGCACTAACGAGTCCACGGCAATCGCCTGCGGCAATACCACGAACTTGCCCACGCCCCAGAAGATCACCGACAGCAGGAAGGTAAAGGCCCAGCCGGTGGACAGGCAGTATTCGAACAGCAGTGGCCACAGGTAGCGATGGCGCCATTGCCAGATACCTCGGATGTTCTTGAACAGCACCTCGGCGCCGCCCTGGGCCCAGCGCAGGCGCTGTTTCCACAGGCCGCCGACGGTTTCGGGCATGAGGATCCAGCACAGGGCACGGGGCTCGTAGAAGATCGCCCAGTGGTCCAATTGCAGCTTCCAGCTCACGTCGATGTCTTCGGTGATCATGTCGGTGGACCAGTAGTCGATGCGGTCCAGCGCTTTCTTGCGAAACGCCACCACCACACCCGACACCGTGAAAATCCGCCCGAACACGCGCTGGGTACGCTTGATCAAGCCGATGATCGAGGAGAACTCACCCACCTGCACCCGGCCGATCAAGGTAGAACGTGTGCGGATGCGTGGGTTGCCGGTTACGGCGCCCAGGCGCGGGTTGTCGAGCATCGGCGCGACCATGTAGGCCGCTGCGTTTTTGTCGAGCAAGGCATCGCCGTCGATGCACACCAGGTACTCACTGCGCGCCGCCACGGCGCCCATGCGCAAGGCCACGGCCTTGCCTTGGTTCTGCGCCAGGTGCAACACGCGCAGGCGCGGGTTTTCCAGGGCCAGGGCATCGAGCACGGCGGCGGTGTTGTCGCTGGAACCGTCGTTGACGGCGATGACTTCGATATTCGGGTACAGCTGGTTCAGGGCCGCGTGAATGGTGTCGGCGGCGTTATCACCCTCGTTGTAGCAAGGGATGATGATCGAGATCAGCGGGTTGCCGGCCAGAGTCGGCGCCGGCGTGTCTTCCTTCCACGGCCAATGCCGCTCCCAGTGCAGCCAGAAGTACAGCCCGCCGGCGATCCACAGCGCCGACATGAACAGCGGGTAGAAAAACACGAAGTCCATCAGGAACTGCCCGGTAACCAGGAAGATCAGGCCCAGGGGCACACCCAATACCAACGCCAACACGAGTAAAGCCAGGATTCTGTCGAACATGATCAAGGGTTCCACTGGTTGGAAAGGGCCGGACGAACTGTCTTCAGGTCCGGCGAGTTTTCCAGGAAGTTATCCGGGTAGTAGCCAAAGCTCTTGACCCCCTGGCGTTTGAGCACGCCCATCCATTCGGCCATTTGCGCGCCATTGATATCCGGCGCTGCTTTGGTCCGCCAGTCTTTGGCTTGCAGCTCGAACACGGTTTTTTCCAGCGCGCCGGGGCGTGCCTTGACCGTGGCGACGAGTTTTTCCAGCCAGGCATTGGAGGTTTTCAGCTCCTGGCCTTCCATCAACGGCATGGCCATCGGCGCGGTCCAGTCGTAGGCCTGGAGGAAGTCATCGAGGTTCTGTGCAAACCAGGCTTCGCTGGCCGGGTTGAGCATCGGCTCGGCAAAGATATTGCGTGCGGTCTGCACCTGCGGGCCACCGATGGCGCGGACCTTGGCGGTCAGCTCGTTGGTGAATTCGATCAGGTAGCGGCTCTTGAAGCGCGTCCAGCGTTGCATCACTGCCGGGTCTGCACGCAGCGCGGCAATGCTGCCCGGCAGGCCGTTGGCGGCATAAGCCTTGAGTGCAGCGGGGCTGGCGTCTTCGAAGTCGGAAAGCACGGCGTCGTCGTGGTACAGCACACCGTCGATGGCATTGTTGCGGGCCAGGTCTTCATAGATCTCGCCGATGATCTTGCGCACCTGCGGGTCGAACGGCGATAAGCGCTTGTATTGGTCCGGGTCGGTGGCGACCTGGCCGGTTTGCGGGTCCCAGCGGGTCACGCGCGGCAACTTGGGGTCGAGGGCGAAACTCAGCACCGGCATCCAGGCATACACACTGGCATGGGCACGGGTGTGCAGCTGCCAGGAGACGCGGTTGAACAGATCGGCGCGCACCGGCAAGTGGCGGTTGGGGAAGTACAGCGAATGCACCAGGCCGTCGCCTTTGGGGTCGGCAAAAGCTTGCAGGAACACGGTGCCCGCGCCCATGTCGA
The window above is part of the Pseudomonas sp. KBS0710 genome. Proteins encoded here:
- the pgaD gene encoding poly-beta-1,6-N-acetyl-D-glucosamine biosynthesis protein PgaD, with the protein product MKLVRTRQNTVMWIIDVLLTLLAWGGLIWLLARGIGAMLETHGGPRIEAPIFAALNTLQIYLWIALFNAVILISWARYQQRRGRKFAQRRAEANALSDKHLSESFNLGDGHLEQFRKPGVLVIHNDEDGGVEDVKAHVSRDVERPGLTLVPGAEKGKDAG
- the pgaC gene encoding poly-beta-1,6-N-acetyl-D-glucosamine synthase; the protein is MFDRILALLVLALVLGVPLGLIFLVTGQFLMDFVFFYPLFMSALWIAGGLYFWLHWERHWPWKEDTPAPTLAGNPLISIIIPCYNEGDNAADTIHAALNQLYPNIEVIAVNDGSSDNTAAVLDALALENPRLRVLHLAQNQGKAVALRMGAVAARSEYLVCIDGDALLDKNAAAYMVAPMLDNPRLGAVTGNPRIRTRSTLIGRVQVGEFSSIIGLIKRTQRVFGRIFTVSGVVVAFRKKALDRIDYWSTDMITEDIDVSWKLQLDHWAIFYEPRALCWILMPETVGGLWKQRLRWAQGGAEVLFKNIRGIWQWRHRYLWPLLFEYCLSTGWAFTFLLSVIFWGVGKFVVLPQAIAVDSLVPPAFTGLVLAMVCLLQFAVSILIDRRYEKDLWKTLFWTVWYPMVFWLVSLFTTLVSFPKVLFNQHQKRARWVSPDRGIKPSEEEA